The nucleotide window GCGACCGGTGAGTACGGCTGGAGCGCGTCCCCCAGCGCATGGAAGTACAGGGCGATCGACAGGCCCGAAGCGGCGGTGAAGGACACCACGCCGACGGGGTTGATCGCATGGAGCATGCCGCGGCGGAACTCGGGGACCTGCGGGGAGAGTTTCAGCAGATGCTTGTTGACCATGATGTCGGTGGCGACGGTCACGATCCAGGCGATGGCGCAGTTGGAGTAGAACCCGAGGACGGTGTTGAGGAAGCGGAACATGTCCGCCTCCATCAGCACCAGCGCACAGGCCAGGTTGGCGAGGACGAACACCATCCGGCCCGGATAGCGCTTGGTGACCCGGGTGAACGAGTTCGTCCAGGCCAGAGAACCCGAATAGGCGTTGGTCACGTTGATTTTGATCTGGCTGATCACCACCAGGACCACTGCCAGCGGGATGACCAGCCAGGAGGGCATCATGGCCGCGAAGGCGCCGGTGAACTGGTGGATCGGCTCGGTGGCCGCGGCCGGGCCCGCGGCGGCGAGGAGGTAGACGGCGAGGAAGACACCGATGGCTTGCTTGAGTGCGCCGAGCACCACCCATCCCGGGCCCGCCAGCACCACCGCCGTCCACCAGGCACGCCGGTTCTGCTCCGTCCTGGGCGGCATGAAGCGCAGATAGTCGACCTGTTCGCCGATCTGCGCGATCAGGGAGAGACACACGCCCGCACCCAGCAGCACCGAGGCGGCATCGATGCCGCTGCCGCCGTGGGAGCCCGTATACGACAGGAAGGTGTGCACCGTGCCGGGGTCGGTGGTGACCAGATACAGCAGCGGCCCGACCATCAGCAGCAGCCAGAGGGGCGTCGTCCAGACCTGAAGCTTGCTCAGGGCCTTCATGCCGTGGATGACCAGCGGTATCACCATGCAGGTCGAGACCAGATACCCCAGCCACAACGGCAGGCCGAGGCCCAGCTTCAGGCCCTGCGCCATGATCGAGCCTTCGAGGGCGAAGAAGATGAAGGTGAAGCTGGCGAAAATGACGCTGGTCAGGACCGATCCGTAATAGCCGAAGCCCGAGCCGCGGGTGATCAGGTCCAGATCGATGTTGTACCGCGCCGCGTAGTAGGCGAGCGGGAAGCCGGTGACGAAGATGACCACGGCGGCGACCAGGATCGCGGTCAGTGCGTTCGCGGTGCCATGGGTCAGCCCGATGCCGGCCCCGATCGAGAAGTCGGCCATGTACGCGATGCCGCCCAGCGCGGTGGTCGCCACCACCATCGGGGTCCAGCGGCGGTAACTGCGCGGCGCGAACCGGAGGGTGTAATCCTCCAGGGTTTCGTTGACGGCTCTGTCGGCGGGTGCCGCGGCCTGCGGGGGCCGTCGGCTGCTGTCGGGGACTGTCACCGCATCCGGTCCTGAGTTCATGGCCGGGACAGTAGGCAGGGCGTGTTTCCCGTGAGGTCATCGCAGATGAAGCGGAAGTTTCCGCCGGTGCGCGGAGCGAGGCGCCCCCGGAGGCGACAGCGGTGTGGTGGCTCCGACTCTCCCGCCTCGGAGTGGGGAACGATAGGGATCCAGCGGCACATGGCAACGGGGTGCACCGGCCGGCACCCCGGATGGAACACCCGTACTCAACCCCGCAGGAGTCAGGATGACAGCGGACCGACACGGACACCCGATGAGCCACACCGGCGCCGAGGCCGTGGCCCCTTACGAACAGGCCCTGGACGACCTGTTGTTCTTCCGGCCGCGGGTCGCGGAGACGGCACGGTCGGTGCTGGACGCCTCGCCGCGGTCGGTGATGGGGCAGGTACTGGCCGCGTATCTGGGCGTGTTGGGGACCGAGGAGAAGGACGCGGCCGTGGCCCGGGACGGCTTCCGCCGCTTCCGCTCCGGTCTGGACACCGAGGGGCTCATGCCCCGGGAGCGGATGCATCTGGCCGCCGCGACGGCATGGCTGGACGGCGATCTGCACGGCGCCGGCCGCATCCTCGGCGAGATCGGCATCGCCTTCCCGCGCGATGCGCTGGCGCTCTTCGCCGGACATCAGCACGACTTCCTCACCGGGGACGCCCAGCGCCTGCGCGACCGCATCGGCGGCGCACTGGACGCCTGGCCGCAGGACGATCCGCACCTCGGGCCGCTGCTGGGCATGTACGCGTTCGGCCTGGAGGAGTCCGGCCACTACGCACACGCCGAGGAGGTCGGCCTGGCGGCCCTCGACCGGCATCCGGACGATGTGTGGGGGATCCACGGCGTGGTGCACACCTACGAGATGCGGGGACGTTTCACGGACGGCATCCGCTTTCTCGACGCCCGCAGGCAGGACTGGGCGAGCGGCAGCCTGCTCACCGTCCACAACTGGTGGCACTACGCCCTCTACGCCCTGGAGTCCGGCGACACCGCCCGGGTGCTGGAGATCTACGACGCGGCCCTCCACCACGAGCGTTCGGCAGGGGTGGCGATGGAACTGCTCGACGCCGCGGCCCTGTTGTGGCGCCTGTATCTGGCCGAGGAGGAGCAGAGCGCACGGTGGGCCCGCCTCGCGGACGCCTGGGAGAGCCGTGACGACGGTCCCCACTACGCCTTCAACGACGCCCATGCGGTCATGGCCTATGTGGGGGCGGGCCGGATCGCCCGGGCGCAGCGTCTGGTTCAGGAGCGGGAGGACTGGCTGGCGGGGGAGCCAGCCGTCGACAACCGTGCCATGACGGCCGCGATCGGCCTGCCCGTGTGCCGCGCCCTCATCGCCTACGGACAGCAGGACCACGCCCGGGCCGTCGATCTGCTGCTGCCCGTCCGCCACCGGCTGCACGAATTCGGCGGCAGCCACGCCCAGCGGGACGCGATCCAGCGGACCCTCGTCGAGGCCGCCCTGCGCGCGGGCCGCACCGA belongs to Streptomyces sp. NBC_01454 and includes:
- a CDS encoding purine-cytosine permease family protein encodes the protein MNSGPDAVTVPDSSRRPPQAAAPADRAVNETLEDYTLRFAPRSYRRWTPMVVATTALGGIAYMADFSIGAGIGLTHGTANALTAILVAAVVIFVTGFPLAYYAARYNIDLDLITRGSGFGYYGSVLTSVIFASFTFIFFALEGSIMAQGLKLGLGLPLWLGYLVSTCMVIPLVIHGMKALSKLQVWTTPLWLLLMVGPLLYLVTTDPGTVHTFLSYTGSHGGSGIDAASVLLGAGVCLSLIAQIGEQVDYLRFMPPRTEQNRRAWWTAVVLAGPGWVVLGALKQAIGVFLAVYLLAAAGPAAATEPIHQFTGAFAAMMPSWLVIPLAVVLVVISQIKINVTNAYSGSLAWTNSFTRVTKRYPGRMVFVLANLACALVLMEADMFRFLNTVLGFYSNCAIAWIVTVATDIMVNKHLLKLSPQVPEFRRGMLHAINPVGVVSFTAASGLSIALYFHALGDALQPYSPVAAALIAFVLTPLMAVLTKGRFYLRRTTDGIDSPLLDEDGNPSAVTYACHVCRHEFERPDLAACHSHDGVVCSLCLSTDRTGAHVLPAAPA
- a CDS encoding tetratricopeptide repeat protein, yielding MTADRHGHPMSHTGAEAVAPYEQALDDLLFFRPRVAETARSVLDASPRSVMGQVLAAYLGVLGTEEKDAAVARDGFRRFRSGLDTEGLMPRERMHLAAATAWLDGDLHGAGRILGEIGIAFPRDALALFAGHQHDFLTGDAQRLRDRIGGALDAWPQDDPHLGPLLGMYAFGLEESGHYAHAEEVGLAALDRHPDDVWGIHGVVHTYEMRGRFTDGIRFLDARRQDWASGSLLTVHNWWHYALYALESGDTARVLEIYDAALHHERSAGVAMELLDAAALLWRLYLAEEEQSARWARLADAWESRDDGPHYAFNDAHAVMAYVGAGRIARAQRLVQEREDWLAGEPAVDNRAMTAAIGLPVCRALIAYGQQDHARAVDLLLPVRHRLHEFGGSHAQRDAIQRTLVEAALRAGRTELARTLLSERSRLRPVCPYNWSAKARLEEQLGDPARAAAARERAAAQASGRA